The sequence below is a genomic window from Lolium perenne isolate Kyuss_39 chromosome 4, Kyuss_2.0, whole genome shotgun sequence.
CCTCAAGGTTTTAGATATTGTAAGCTATATGAGCTGGGTTGCAGCCCATCCACATCCAAAAAGAGGCCCTATGTTTCTTCTATTTTGATTTTTTTGGGTGTAATGCTAATCAAGCATTCGCTCCATGTTTATTCTATTtagatggttgatttttgtagcCACTTTTTGTGGAACAGAGATTTGGTACACATGGGCACCGATGATCtcgtttaaaaaaataaaaataaaaaatttgagtttcaaaaaaatctgaaaaaaatcgcaCATAGTCAATGATGTATCCCACAAATGTGCAAAATATCAATATTAAATACTTTATATTCTGAGCTACCCAAAAATAACAAAAGTGTAGATCTAAGTAGTCTTTTTCAAATCTCCAAACcatatcagattttgtcatttttgtctagcacaaaataaaaagaattttggGTTGAGATTTTGCATCATTGTGAGATGGATCACTGATAATCTCCAGGATTACTTTAGATATTTTGATAATTTGTAAAAAAATattttaatttaaaaaaaatggtgAGAGCACCGGAGTTCGAGAGAGCACTTTCTGCTTTTTGTGATCCTTGAGATGTAATAGTTGATACTTATACTTGAAACCTGCAGTAAAACGAAGGTTGTATGCAATAAAAGAGATGCTCCTATTTTTTGTTTAAAAAGTGTTCATTGAAAAAAAACTCTTAAGGTTAAAATCATACAGAAAAACATAAAAATTATGTACAATCCAAAGGCGCCCAAATAGCTAGCTTGCCTAACGCAGGTACCATGCACCAGCAAAAGTACCGTTAACTGTATTTTAGCTTCCGGGGTGAGTTTGTACCCTTATTTCTGAAGATGATTACTGGAGTCTGTCTGGGGGAAGGTGAGAAGTCAAAGGCTTCAGAAATCAGAGTAGCCAGACTTCGGCCTTACCCGGTGCGATGTATACCCAAGTGCCAAGTTTCTCTCTGCATGGTTCCAGAGAGTGTCAGCCGGTGATGTGACCCATAAGCAAACATGGACAATAGCTAAGTATATAACTTGTCGCTTCTATTAGGAGCTTTTATCGTTATTTTATGGAAATCTTTGTCGTGTGAATACGTAATTAGTGCAGAGAGAGCATAATAATAAAAATCAAATAGCATAATGTTTGGTACTCGAGTTACCTTTCTAACTTCCACGTATTTGGTTCAACGAACATAAAATGTTAGCCAGGACAACAGTAGATTCTAATTATCTGACGCCAGGCGGTAAAATGTTCAGACAGTTAATCTGTCCCTGAACCCTAGCGATATTTTGATCTCCATGCTAGATTATATTCCTCCCATGGATACGTACGTCGCCACATGAGGTTACTGTACAACCTAGCAAACTGACATACATTTGAGTTACCTGATCCCGTTTCTAACTTCACCTTATCCACACATTACTCTATTACTGTATTATTCGTCTATATAACAATAGAAGTTGCAGCTCGCAGGTCCAATCACATGGACTGCAGCCAGCGCCACATTATCATCGATACGAGATGGTTCCGCTTGGATTATGTGAGTTAATTCGCTTGACAAACCAACAGCTAGCAAGTTCACCTCTGGCCCTCTGCCCTTCTCGCAACCATACGCACGATCCAGATACAGCTCCTGCATTCAACCAATAAATTCTCTTACGGAGCACTGAACGATCTTTAGTTATTGTGGATCAGTGAATTCTGCACTCCTTTATCCCCAGTTATTTATAGCAGATTCGTTTAGATGCATAGTATATAGGTACATGCTCTAATCTAAACAATTTTGTGACATCTAACTGGGGTCAGAGAGAGTACCGAATATGTACAGAAAATATCTCAGATGTTAGCAGACCAGAAGAGGAAACACTAGGTCTCTTTGAAATGCGGGAATAAAATGCCATGATATGTAATCTACAAAATTTAGAAACGCAGCAATGACTCTTTTATTTAGAATAACGGGTATTGTAGAGTTTTGAACCATAGGACCTCTTAAAAAGGTACCATATCAAACAAAGAAATTGCTATCCTACACATTCTTTTGAAAAAAACTGTTAAGCGGGTCATGCCATAGAAATTCTGGAATAACCGAACATGGGGACCTACCTCATGTTTACTTGTGTGACTATAATTCACATGTTTTCCCGCGtgatatccaaataaaatatttgTACTTTTCATAGTCTTACATTTAAAGATCCTACATTCCAAATAGGTAATTGAACCGCAGGAGATATACAAGAATTTTGTAAGAAGATGAGCGCGCATCATTATTGACATAAAAATGAAAATTTGGTTTACCAAAATGTCTAAAATCTTGGTGAAAAAATTAGAAATTTAGAATGTAGGAAAATGCAATTTATAGGAATTTTGAAGGTTCTATTGTTTTGAACAACGACCCCCAGGGCAAGTTCCTAGGGATTGGAATACTCCCCCGTCTATAAAAAAAGTGtttagatatatctaaatttagatacatTTATAATATTTTTTCATGGACAGATGTAGTATATATATTTTTTAAGATCCTTCAATTCAAAAGAGCCCAATGGATGAACGGTAGTCTTGTGAATCCATTTCATCTGTCCTCCATCTTGCATGAATGAACTCATTAAGACCTTGCTAGACAAGACATGTGAAACTAAGTGCAAATGGAAATTAAGCGTGCACATACGGTTCATTTCTCCTCCATAGTGCATATGCATTTCAAGTCTCAGCTATCAAGTTATATATACTCTCTGTGTTTTACGAAAGGTGTTTTTGatttatcaaaatttaaatgtatctagataTTATCTAGTATATAGATACAGTTAAATTTGATCAAAGTTACATAAGTTTCATGAGATCGACGGAGGTAGTATATGTGACGAGGACAAGCAAGTATATCAACTAAAGAACAAGAACTTCCTTTGAGGGGTGCCAACAACATTAATTTATCAATGATCAAAATACTTGGGATCATTGTTAATCAATGAACAAAGAACAAGAACACATCATTTGGATCACTGTTAAACAATTAATCTCATCATCAAGAATCAACTTGTGGAAGCAAAAATGCCGAAGAAATTAGCGAAAAAATAAGGGTTAAATTATCCCATCCTAGGCAAGCCACCCCACTACATGTGAGAAGAACTTCTACATGCACATCTCGTTGCCCCTCacctcctcatcgtcttccccGTTGCCTCCCATTGCCGGCGAcatgcccccgccgccgccacgcgtgGTCGAAGACGACGTCTGTGCGCCGGCGCCCCCACTTCCGCCGACACCGGCCTTGTGGTTGTGCATCCAGACCTTGAATACCTGCCTAGTAACGCCGATCTCCCGGCAGAAGCGCGCGACCTCGTCGTCCCCAGGCGTGCGTCCGGGCTCGCGCTTGGGCATCCGCCATCCGAGCCTCTCCGCGAACCGCAGCATCCGCGCCTTCTGCTCCTCCGTGAACTTGGTACGCGTCCGCCGCCTCGCCCCGCCGCTGTGCGAGCCGCCGCCGACACCGTCGCCGCCCATGCTGACCCCCGCTGGTCCGGCCATTGCCAAATGGTGCATGTAGCCCGGCGGCGCGCTGGGAGAGGGCAGCATTAATGGCGTGTGCGGGCTGGCGGCTCCCGGCGACCCCACGGACGCACCGTCAAGGAACGCCTTGCGGTGGAAGTTGCGGTGGCAGCCGCAGGCAGCGCAGAGGAGCGCGGCGGGGTGGCCGTCGTCGGGGGTGTACTCGCAGCATCCGTCGGAGGCGTAGGTGCCCAGCTTGGCCGCGTGGTTGCGCAGGCACTCTCTGTACACCTCCCGCGCCCGCTCCTGCTGCTGCAGCTGCTCCATTGTTCCcttcctctctcctctttcttgccttgctctctctttctctctctctctactTCTAAACTATGTGGCCTGTTCAGCAGCAGGCCAGCAGCTTGCTCTTCTATGCATGCTACGTGGGAACTTGGTAGGAGACAATGTGAGCTGTGACTTTGTGGTGGGTATTTGGTATTACTGCACTGCTTGTACTGAAGCAATGTGGCTCGGCAGTTCGATGCACGTCGAGATGGCTGTGATTTGCCTCGTTTGTTCTCGGTTCTTGCGATATTCTTGTGATCTCCTGGAATTTGGGTTTAAGGGGAGTACCTGCAGCTGCAAGCTATAGACAGACAGGCCACTGTTTGACTTTCCTCTGTGGCCTTCTTGGAGGATAGTAGGTGCAATGTTTTGAGACAGAATCTTTTGAAGATACTCATACACATGGAGTATCGTCCCATGTCAAATTGAGGACGTGCATGTACTTCACATATGTACAGTGCATCATTCTTCTGTATATATGCTCCATGAGTACAGTTCATACAAAAGTTTAAGCAGTTTAATTTCACaaagcattttattttcatgtagacATCTATGATGTAGAACCTGGGGCAATGTGCCTCCCAATTTCCAAAGAAAACACTATTTCCTACTCCCCCATTCCAATGAATAAACAAGACGTCTTTGTTTTCCGTGGCTTTTCTTTAGCCAGGAATTACTGCATACATATAGATATAGATTAGTGCTATAAAATTAACATTATTAGAGAGTGTTTTTCAATACAAattcaacgatactaattacatacaatataattaaaaatatgttGTTTATTTTTTGGGTCAAAGTTTGTCTTAGAATACGCATGTGTTCATCTAAACAGAGGTAGCAGAGGTAGTAATTATGTTAGTATCAACGATAGCTCTGGTTGGTTCGTGTGAGTTGGGTGCATATTGGTTAAGTAGAGGTCGTGTGATTATTTTCTTCATGTATAAGGTATAGTCATAAGAAACTTTCTTTTATCAAAATATGTATCTTTCTTCCATCTCTTATGCACAGTGTAATTGAACAAGTACAACTAATCACATGGAATCCTGAATCATCATAAGATCAAATGTGCTTCGGTTGATGAGGGTTCTGACAATGGAAGAAAATCGAGTAAAGCTTCGGTACCACTTCTATTGATGAAGATGAGATAATTCACAATGTGTGGCATCTGAGATAGGGGAACTATATTTCCCTTTTGTAagtctttttttgaattttataattATGATATATATTTATATGCTTGTGTGCGTCTTCTCATAAGTTCAACAACAAATTTCTATATTTCTCTCCAATCCAAGAGTATAAGACCCTAACATTCTCCAAGATTTAACTTTGTTTTTGCGAGGACGCCAAGATTTAGCTTTGAAGGCAGTTAATTAGTCTCCTCTCCCATCCCCTCCGAATCGCCGCCGCTCGGCTTCGACATCGCCCGTTCATCGACGCCTCCACAACTACCATGTGCGGGCCTCCCCCATCGCAGTTCCCTCTCTCGTTGTAGTTTGAAAGCCATCGTTACTCCCTAAAACCGGTTGTCAACAAATTGAACCACAACATGGTCGCCGCCTCTTCCGCAAGCGAACAAGAGTTACACCTGTATCGCATGGACAACTGAAAACTCTTCTTAGACTTCTGGAGCTAGTTGTCTTGCCAAGCACACAGATCTAGTCGAGACCACCTCACACCGACCTCGCATGCTAGGTATCTGCCCTTTTCCTAGGTATGTATTGATCTTCTAAATTTTTGCCTTGGTAAATTAGAGAGGGTGTTTCATTGTTTCATAGATTCATTGTTTGATTAATAGAATATGGATAACAACGATGAATTCATGTTCCAACAAATGATGCAGGAGGAAGCGAATATCTATGTCGATGACGAGAAGCACATGAAGATCGATCATCGCGTGTCCTTTATGTTTGCAAGAGCAACTGAATGCTCCTTCTAGGCGTGGAAGTTCAAAACTTGGGCGGATGAAAAAATAAGGACGCCAAAGGAGTCTCCTCTTAGGGTATCATCCCTTGTCTTTTAGGTTTTGCTATTATCTGGTATCCTGCTATTACCTAGTCGAGAGATCGGATGTGGGAGGTCATGAATGCCTACTCCCTCTGTCCTTaaattgatgggattcgtagcatagaaaacaaaaaattcctaccgcaagaacgaataacaagccaagatgcaatctagaagatggtagcaacgagaagatcatgagactaaccctcgaagatttccaaaccctacgagattagatctcgttgttgcagaagatgatcacttgccgctttcaaacgcgcgtagaagatcttgacggtgccacagtcgggcagcacctccgtactcggtcacacgttcggtgtagatgacgacgtcctcctccccgttccagcagacagcggaagtagtagatcctcctcggaatcccgacagcacgacggcgtggtggcggtggtggtggagaactccggcagtgcTTCGCCTAAGCACTATGGGAGTTGTAtgaggagggggcggctagggtttggggagaggggctgcttggggcgccggccttgggtgcccttggtGGTGCGGGTTGAGTGGTGGCcgaccccctccctctctccctcattatataggtggaaccccaaggggtaGCCCTAGaatccgaataagagtccaactctcaAACCTTCCAAAGGGCAAAACCTAGGGGGactaggactcccccctttccttctcacttggccggccaaggaggtggaatccaccatggactccaccctcccacttggttggcaagttagggttggtggagtcccggtgggactccacctccatagtgatttcttccggaaggttctagaacattctagcgccttccataaatgcatcggattatttccaaacttggaaagtgacttcctatatatgaatattattctccggaccattccggacctcctcgtgatgtcatggatcccatccgagactccgaacaaaattcgaactccattccatattccatatctacttaaaacgacatcaaaccttaagtgtgttgtaatatcccaggtttagaggcaataaaatgggagaacaccaaagtgtacattgcattcatgcatagaaaatccggggaattttcgcgctttcaaataaaacttaccacagtaactgaagtttcacttaacttgctggaattgaagtagatcatcaagtcaagcgctataaacttcactgtgatctttgctaaaaccctgttttgggtagagaggATTTGATCTATGTGCTAGATCAAATGAAAGtagatttacaacaaacaacaccttaagtaaggataaactacaagatcttataaaagatctcaccatggcattccttacaacaacatattctttaagaatcaaaccctaactaaataatacttaaaagttagcaactacctttgtgtgtaatttaattcacttctaaataaGGTAAATCATAGGgtttaaagtgcataaaagccacacattcttatttaaatcataatttattaaatatatggaatatcagaaaactaaatccatttacattacaaattatagttcaaactatttgaataaaactaaccctGAGTATTTTGAaattcatatgatcatgccttggtgaaatcaaacaccaactatccaaaattgaTGAATAACCTTTTaccttgaccttttgaccaatattataatataaatccaatcaaatatgatatagtgcctcatccacaataataaaaccatccacaagatatttagtaacaaatgccacttggctagccaaagataaatcatatgagaggataatgctcatgccacataggatgaaaatatctacatggcttgcatcccaagctttgccacctcatgctcaaaggattgctatggataagggcatgacaaccaaacaccttactcatcaaaccaaaacaagagtcacccacctaggtgtcatgatactagagcttgcccaagcctataaaaggagccacacctttcatccatttgatcatctaGTACCATTCTACAAGGAAACCAAAACCTTGAGACCTTCCAtacattagctaggatcaagatgaagaagctaggaggtggaggcataccacaagatgcaggtttatcagatttccagaagaacaagctacataagataccaaggtagaattcctaggcaaaccatatatgtagaggatcatatcatcatatcttgagttggaccttaggatattccaagacagttagaagtgagagagagattatagatgctaaccatagccatgtctatcctagagaatactAGAGTAGTATTAAATCTTACTTGTTcagaccaacctttaatcttggatGTGAGAGTCATGTtctattagtgaaacataaccaaagcttatgcccaTATCATAAAATCCTAGTTGAGTATCAAATGGGGGATCAccactaaaaccctagaccacatcTGAATTCCAATCCATGGACTACTTtagattataagtagaaccctgccatgcctcatgcctattttatacttcaattagtgaagtatcACCAAAGCTCTAAAACCTTTCACATAGGATtcaccccacataaaatattatgtcctaacttgtgtatcatggatcacaagtataaaccaagccatgTATATACTTTAGGACCAAATGCCATTTGGTGAATAGAGTCAACCAATATCCAATTCTGTTTTGCCTCCCAAAGAATTGCTTtgtgaaccaaatgaaatagtattttataaaatagaatcacctTAGTAAGTGAATTGAATTTGATGAGCTTATGATTTATTTTAAATAATTCAAACAAGAGTTTGCTAAGTAAGATTAGTGAATATAAAGTTGATCCAAACCATCTtgttaaaccctaagaactatcatacacataaaatcatgaaccaattacATACCCTTTTCCATTTGTTAAACTCTAGCATAATTAAATTATATGTGAGtaatcactatggttaagcactagaaaaatagaatATGTTAACCATGCACATGTTCTTAATTTCAAAGCATTTTAACAGATTTGATTCTTAAATTAAAAAGCAATTGAGATGAACCCTAAGATAATATCTATTTAAAATTTTAAATACACCTCATAAGAACCCCAAGTTAATCATATATTAGTTACACCACAAAACTATGCAGTAAGTAATAGTATTAAGTTATCTTGATActcaaataatttagaacctgcaaaaagaaactgaattcaaatttggattcaaataacaaaacacaaaacagaaaaaaatagaaaatttgaAAAAAGAAAGAGAGGGAAACCTACCTGTTCAGGCCGCAGTAGCCCGAAGCcaacccagcagcagcccatGTCAAAGCCCAGGAGCAGTCCAGCCCACGTCCAAATACCGTTTCGCTTGCTTTAAGAATCGTGCGTGGAGAAATGACTTCaccgtcgtcgtctccgagctcgacagcgcggcggagccagtaggccacgacctcATCGTCGATAAGCATGCCCCGGACGTCGCCAGACACTCAGAACCACGCCCAacctctctcgcgtccgagcttatccgcgAGAGCAAAGATCTTCGCCAAACagaagcttccagagaccgccacctcccgACTATGGTCGTCGCCGTGTCGAGGCCACagggcttcccttggcctataaataggtggagggcATCGCCGTGCACGCCTTGTTCGCCTCCGCCACTCCATTTCTTCTCAGACAACCTCTATCTCGCACATTCATCCTCATCTGTTCGCCGGAGTCGAAGATGAAGCCGATGAaggaggccaccccagcctccggcgcgtggtccaggaggagcgcctggactcaaggagcatCTGGGAGGAGCCCAGCATCCAGGGAAGCCGTGTGGAGGAGCAATTTTCTCGTTCCCTTCTGCAGCACATCGCCGGGAAATCtccaatcgccgtcgtctccgtcgaccatcgccggagccgaccacGCCATCATGTTCAGGGTAAGCATACGCCTCTGTAGAGCTAGATCTCGCATCCTAGAACCTCTTGTAGCCTCCGATTCGAATCTCGCCGAAGTAACACCGTCGCAGAGCTCGTCGTcggcgacgctccggtgatcccctcgcaaaaccaccaccaccattcgctTCGTCTCGTTGTACTCGTTCAGTAGAGCCTAGCCGCGCATCTCGGGAGGCcataaatcggcggcgccaccatctgctgaccgccggcgtttaaccgccggtgaGGTCAAAGGGTCCTGGTCAACTTTGACTAGTCCTTGCTTGCGTGGCAGCCGACATGGACAcaagccccaccagtcagtgtcaAGGGCTAGATCTGAATCGGTATGTTTAGTATATCgtttaaatttcaaattccagaaaataatagaaactttgcagaaatagataaaattcatttcaactcagaaaaatatgaataatatatcaaaatgctcacaaaaataaactctattcaaataaaatataaaataaaaatgtgtgtcaaaataaaaatttacttatttttaactttattaattatgccttttcatttgttttaaatccaatttgaattcaaataattagtaaagtttcaaaattaaatattagCTAATCGGTAaataaataaaatgttaagattaattttccttATCATATTTTGATCAATTaaaatattagtggtaattcataaaccctaattcgcaatttaccattttctttaaataataataaagcaagaaaatattaaaagttaATATTGTTTTGGTAATTAAAaacttgtttacttaaacatctttagttaacaagttaattatcttcaaacctaataacaattattaaacttagattcttaattaaaccctaACTAATATTTATCTTAATTCTTAACCTTTTAAAATAATTAAATGCTAAGGCTATTATTTTTATTCAAAGTACTTAATCACTTTAACTCTAGCACCAATTCATATTTGAAGAATCATATCACAGTTTAGGAACCTAGCTCTAAAATAAATAGAAGACCAAGCTCATGATTTCATGTGGTCATCTCAAGTTGTttcaattctaaaaccctagagaTTTAGCCCCTGTGATCATATAAGCTTCACCTATACCTATAAAACCCTAGTAAGAAACAAATGAATGCattcttatgatccactagcataaaactaagtcacatgagattatcatttcatgtccctattcttaaGTAAAACCTATATAATTCCTTAGTGTCACTTAGgagcaaaccctaacttgttaattggattagtaccattgatcaccactcctatatacgATACCATTAGGACCAACGTCAAtcgtcaaaccctagtagaatccTAGTGATGAACCCTAACACCAATTTTGTGTAGTAATGCATATAACATGCTCTtatcccactaaaccctacttagaaagtaataaaccacttagcttagGAACCATTAGTgcttacttagtgaagcaaatgtgaatccaatagtaaaccctagaaagccatagctcctatttatagtagttcttgttcttatttaacatgttcttcaaaagttattcttttgaagtacagatgtcaatcaaaccatagaagcccatagttcttatttgaaatacttattatttcttaatcaatatgttcttcaaaagttattcttttgaagtatagtataagtaatcatcacccATGTCATGTTAaacttaaaactgacaactacTCTTGATTTGTAATGCAATCACCATTCCTTTGTGTGCatgattgttatgatgcattatatcaCTTGTTTATGCTATTTAACTTACCAAACCCTAATAAAAACCTTGTTTCAGAACcctcctaaaagtgcaacacaccttaaagaaatctttacaacctatacatcttaaatcatcgagattaggttacgctcgggacgattgcatctcatactatgcattatagcatttttgctagttctttaaacattgtccttaccggacaatgatggtatttcagaatttggagttctcacgtatcgaagcttttgtctgcataatcttgcagtcaagaaaggcaagttcatcgcttgctcatgtcatttgattatttttatcaaactatatgcaaagtactatacttatcactcctgcattgaaaagcaaaatattattttacaattatgaatatgactatgtggtgggcaatggaaccatggtatgtgttgattggtggaggttccattgcacgggtactactcatctaggactaagtaccaatgccgtccagtgattctagcgccgtacataccgcgttaaccataagatctataatggctctggggaagccagctgtatcttttccctcctgcacgccaacaGACTGGTTAGAgctgtggggtgctggaggcactgccgtaggttgggatggccttttaaatccccatccgtgtggatgaatggctctaccgtctatgatggattgtccaaagtacaccgtgggtaaagccgtatgatcgggagacgtctaccgggggtgtacgggtggacaaaagggtgggtttgcagggtcgcggagaaggcggtgtgggcttggatcttacacctggcctcacaccaaaggaagtgtggacgggaaagccgaCGCCtgtttggcaacaaggataaggtctcttatgggaaaagtaacgcacctctggagagtgtatcaaattatggctgtcactccctgttccgggaagggaactacgaacgcggcaggaaaggaactccatgaagttctggtcaaacTGTGAAGACTGaccggcatagttttcagaataaaataaaccttttgaagaaatgtttatgaaaacttacattcgcctatgactttctggtctatggctgtagctagtgcatgatacacctatttcctaatatgaacttgctgagtacgctcgtactcatcccactcttaagtcCCCTGCTTAGCTATGGAGTCATCGGAGGaggaactaccgtggaactcgaagacaaagaagtcaactgcaacaagaggaAGAATACAATCAaataagtcaatggagtcaacttcagcattagctagagtggaaacttagactagtaatagaagggaaccttttccctaatcctagcacctaagtagctagaattctgtaGTAAAGCCAGATATCTCTaaagcttgagttagcaatagtttagattacgagtcgttcttctggagcttaattcgaagttttacctcactgtaaagtaggaggttgtgttgatcttctgtaaacagtttgtgtatccttctatagacatgccttggactcgcatatgtttctgttgtaccactctgagggatgtaatatgagtggaacggtgtttcacttgtgttatgtcaacgacttgtgtactacatcatgcagtggtacgctaggTCACCacatgtgtcaccctacggttcgtgaactatgcagacatggttgaggcttctctccgaccaataaccaa
It includes:
- the LOC127293139 gene encoding zinc-finger homeodomain protein 11-like; protein product: MEQLQQQERAREVYRECLRNHAAKLGTYASDGCCEYTPDDGHPAALLCAACGCHRNFHRKAFLDGASVGSPGAASPHTPLMLPSPSAPPGYMHHLAMAGPAGVSMGGDGVGGGSHSGGARRRTRTKFTEEQKARMLRFAERLGWRMPKREPGRTPGDDEVARFCREIGVTRQVFKVWMHNHKAGVGGSGGAGAQTSSSTTRGGGGGMSPAMGGNGEDDEEVRGNEMCM